Proteins encoded together in one Campylobacter concisus window:
- the hemB gene encoding porphobilinogen synthase, translating to MFKRFRRLRINPALREMVRETSLSVNDFIYPLFVVEGRGIKNEISSMPGVYQMSIDEILKECEEIVNLGIKSIILFGIPSLKDSVGSDALSNDGIIATALRAIKDKFPNLVVVTDLCFCEYTDHGHCGIIDHVHNTIDNDATLEISAKQALIHAQNGADMIAPSGMMDGIIATLREALDSNGYENLPVMAYSTKFASAYYGPFRDVAQSAPSFGDRKSYQMDSANRLEAINESLQDEAQGADILMVKPALAYLDVVRELRNLTLLPICVYNVSGEYALLKAGAKAGIIDYERVMMETLIGFKRAGANLIITYHAKEAAKILRG from the coding sequence ATGTTTAAACGTTTTAGAAGATTAAGAATAAATCCAGCTTTAAGAGAGATGGTAAGAGAGACTAGCCTTAGCGTAAATGACTTCATCTATCCGCTCTTTGTAGTCGAGGGCAGGGGCATTAAAAATGAAATTTCTTCGATGCCAGGCGTTTATCAAATGAGTATCGATGAAATTTTAAAAGAGTGCGAAGAGATAGTAAATTTAGGCATAAAATCGATCATTTTATTTGGCATACCAAGCCTAAAAGATAGCGTTGGCAGCGACGCACTAAGTAATGACGGCATCATCGCAACTGCGCTTAGAGCCATAAAAGATAAATTTCCAAATTTAGTAGTCGTCACCGATCTTTGCTTTTGCGAATATACAGACCACGGCCACTGCGGCATAATCGATCATGTGCATAACACGATCGACAATGATGCAACGCTTGAAATTTCAGCTAAGCAAGCCTTGATACACGCTCAAAATGGCGCCGACATGATCGCACCAAGTGGCATGATGGATGGCATCATCGCAACGCTAAGAGAGGCGCTTGATAGTAATGGCTATGAAAATTTACCAGTGATGGCATACTCGACTAAATTTGCCTCAGCCTACTACGGACCATTTCGTGATGTGGCGCAAAGTGCACCAAGCTTTGGCGATAGAAAGAGCTACCAAATGGACAGCGCAAACCGCCTTGAAGCTATAAATGAGAGCTTACAAGACGAGGCACAAGGCGCTGATATCTTGATGGTAAAGCCAGCGCTTGCCTATCTTGACGTCGTTAGAGAGCTTAGAAACTTAACACTTTTGCCGATCTGTGTCTATAACGTAAGCGGCGAGTACGCACTGCTAAAAGCTGGCGCAAAAGCTGGTATCATCGACTATGAGCGCGTTATGATGGAGACCTTGATCGGCTTTAAAAGAGCAGGGGCAAATTTGATCATTACCTATCACGCAAAAGAAGCGGCTAAAATTTTAAGGGGCTAA